The stretch of DNA GATTGTGGGAACAACAAGTTTCCTGGAAAACTTTGTTCTTTGAGACCGAACAAGGAGAACATAAATTCGAAAAACAAatacaatcaaaattttaaaggagTGTACTGTACCTGTAGCAGACCGTATCCAGATTTAGACGATGATATCCCAGATGAGATGATACAATGCATCATATGTGAAGATTGGTACCATGGCCGTCATCTTGGTGGGGAAGTTCCCGAAGAATATTTCGAAATGGTTTGCTCGAAGTGTATGGAATCCCATTGTTTTCTCTATGCATATTTAAACAAATTCAATTGCGTGCAAGTTGAGGATGAACTGAAGCCTGACTTGAAGGCCTGCGAAAATAGTCCCAGCACACTCAAAGTTGAAAGTGTAGCTGTCaaaaaggaaaatgaagaaacgaagacCAATGATCATGTTGCATCAAATGGGACTGGTTCAAGTGTGGAAAATATTGTAACTAATGGAATCAAAGCAGAGCCCCAAGAAATATCttctattaaaaatgaaatttcatcatCTTGTATCTTAAGAGAGCTGAAAAACaaagaacaaattttcaataaagGACCTGCCTTTTTTCCTGAAAATTGGCGTAAAGAGTTGTGTTCTTGTATGTCATGCATGAGTATGTACAGTGATAAAGATTGCCAGTACTTGACCAATCTTGATGATACCGTTAAAGCCTATGAAGATAGAGGCAAACTCTGTTCTAATGAAAGTCAGTATGACAAAGGCTTGAATGCATTGAATAAGTTGGATAGAGTTGCTCAAATGGAAGCTATTAGTGCTTACACCGACATGAAGGGCCAGTTGAAAGAATACTTGAAAGATTTTGCCGATAATAAAAGAACTGTATGCGAGAGTGACATTAAAGAATTCTTtgatcaaattcgaaaaaaacagaaaacaaatacgGGTGTACCATATTTTTGCCGTTGAGTTTGTAATTTCGGCTAAATCTTTTACTTTTGTCGTAGTAGGAATATGTTTTCTATTGtacatttattgattttttacatgAGATCTGCTAAAATAAATTATCCCATATCCAATGACACTATCTTaagttttttctatttaaaagctATCTATTCCTATTTGAATAAAGTTTTCTTACTTAATAAGCCCCTTTATGTGAACTCAATGGTTACCTAAACTGATGGTGAGCAACATAATGTTGAAAGTCACAAGCTGGCACAGATTTCTAGTAAAGCAGAGTAGAAGACGCAGTgtacattttaaatgtttaaataattgtaaacaaaatgtctgaactttttattttttattgtaattttgtttttctaatgaTACAGGGAGGCAGTGGCCGATGGCCTCTCAAAATTCTcagaaattttaagaactttccatgttttcaattgaagctctttttaaatgcaacagacacaaaagtgATCAAACTAGTGCTTGAAGGGGAGACTACACAGAGTCAGCCTTAGTAAATGCGGGGCCCAATTGGAGAATTCTGACGGGGCCTTTTACAAAATGATTCTACAAATTTGAACAGTGCCTGATCGTCTATTTTTTTCGACGTGGACAAACATTTGAAACTGTCTAAATTATCTGTCTTCCTTCAAGTTTCTACATcgcgttttatttatttgaaagaaattaatgagtgaaatttcttttatataaaaagaaatctttgaattaaaaatattcaatttgttatagcttattgatcagctaatTCTACTTCCCCCACCCCTgctctatttcttttcttttttctctattttcctagtttgtcaaaaaataagaaaatattcaaaatgttgctcctccgaactccccccccccccccccccccccccgcacacatgCGGTAAGCATTATGCAACATCTGAATTTTGGTTTCGAGATATTTCCAGCTGAAAACCCTCAAATACTCAACAACGTCGAAAATCGCTTGAAATTGCGTCTTTgtagctttaatttcaaaaattac from Uloborus diversus isolate 005 chromosome 5, Udiv.v.3.1, whole genome shotgun sequence encodes:
- the LOC129222308 gene encoding LOW QUALITY PROTEIN: putative E3 ubiquitin-protein ligase UBR7 (The sequence of the model RefSeq protein was modified relative to this genomic sequence to represent the inferred CDS: deleted 1 base in 1 codon): MAEGSSSTDDNKEIVTMCDFLQEEEDLEENANAVLGGSDDTYCSYDKGYVSRQALYACLSCAENKESGGICLACCYACHDGHEVVELYTKRNFRCDCGNNKFPGKLCSLRPNKENINSKNKYNQNFKGVYCTCSRPYPDLDDDIPDEMIQCIICEDWYHGRHLGGEVPEEYFEMVCSKCMESHCFLYAYLNKFNCVQVEDELKPDLKACENSPSTLKVESVAVKKENEETKTNDHVASNGTGSSVENIVTNGIKAEPQEISSIKNEISSSCILRELKNKEQIFNKGPAFFPENWRKELCSCMSCMSMYSDKDCQYLTNLDDTVKAYEDRGKLCSNESQYDKGLNALNKLDRVAQMEAISAYTDMKGQLKEYLKDFADNKRTVCESDIKEFFDQIRKKQKTNTGVPYFCR